In Paenibacillus sp. G2S3, a single window of DNA contains:
- a CDS encoding thiamine diphosphokinase gives MSSKRVVIFAGGELSPEYFDLLDEDDFIIGADQGALFLISHGYTPDIAVGDFDSVSPEALQDIESKSKKTITCDAVNKDLTDSEMALDIAMDQQPDSILLLGVTGTRIDHSLASIQMMTRAQQRQINCYVMDTHNYITLTGSQAVINDLGYTYVSLLPLTPEVSGITLEGFQYPLTDATLKLGQSLGVSNKLISSSGTVTIRSGLLLIIQSKD, from the coding sequence ATGTCATCCAAACGAGTTGTTATTTTTGCAGGTGGAGAACTGTCTCCAGAATATTTCGATCTATTAGATGAAGATGATTTTATTATCGGTGCAGATCAGGGAGCTTTATTTCTCATTTCACACGGATATACACCAGATATAGCTGTAGGTGATTTTGATTCTGTTTCGCCTGAGGCACTTCAAGATATTGAATCCAAAAGTAAGAAGACCATCACCTGTGATGCTGTGAACAAGGATTTGACCGATAGCGAGATGGCGCTAGACATTGCTATGGATCAGCAACCCGACTCTATTCTACTATTAGGTGTTACTGGAACGCGAATTGACCACTCCTTAGCTAGCATTCAGATGATGACAAGAGCTCAGCAACGTCAAATCAACTGCTACGTCATGGACACTCATAACTATATAACCCTTACTGGATCTCAGGCTGTTATCAATGATTTAGGCTATACCTACGTTTCTTTGCTGCCTTTAACCCCAGAAGTATCGGGTATTACATTAGAGGGTTTTCAATATCCATTGACTGACGCTACGCTGAAGCTTGGACAATCGCTTGGTGTGAGCAACAAACTGATTTCATCCTCTGGAACGGTTACCATTCGTAGTGGATTGTTGCTAATCATTCAGAGTAAAGATTAG
- a CDS encoding C40 family peptidase, giving the protein MNKQQWIKKAIVIGMVTTMGLGTMMATGVGATKVEAASVSKGQSVVNLGQKYMGVPYKFGAATTTTKVFDCSSFTKYIFKQYNVTLPRTAAAQSKEGTAVSKANLRVGDLVFFSSGSRATGKNVTHVAVYAGNGKILHTYGKPGVTISDLNSGTWKKTYLKARRVL; this is encoded by the coding sequence ATGAATAAACAACAATGGATTAAAAAAGCGATTGTTATAGGAATGGTTACTACAATGGGCTTAGGAACTATGATGGCAACAGGCGTAGGAGCAACAAAAGTCGAAGCAGCTTCCGTGTCTAAAGGTCAAAGCGTAGTGAATCTCGGACAGAAATATATGGGAGTGCCTTACAAGTTCGGTGCAGCCACAACTACTACTAAAGTTTTTGACTGCTCTTCTTTTACAAAATACATCTTTAAACAATATAACGTAACACTGCCACGTACGGCTGCAGCTCAATCAAAAGAAGGAACAGCCGTATCTAAAGCGAATCTTCGTGTGGGTGATCTCGTATTCTTCTCCAGCGGTAGCAGAGCAACTGGTAAAAACGTAACTCACGTAGCAGTTTATGCCGGCAATGGTAAAATTCTGCACACTTACGGTAAACCAGGTGTTACGATTTCCGATCTTAACTCCGGTACTTGGAAAAAGACATATTTAAAGGCTCGCCGCGTACTGTAA